Proteins encoded in a region of the Tripterygium wilfordii isolate XIE 37 chromosome 21, ASM1340144v1, whole genome shotgun sequence genome:
- the LOC119989735 gene encoding uncharacterized protein LOC119989735, protein MASACVNNIGVSPENFPPAPKYSSYGWLSPRISFSREEDSSKSKPGSDPCSGSDPTELSDPGDFEFCLGDDPVAMLPADELFADGKLMPLQLSSTLTGTTNISSYKSSLPEIRSPETVKSISVTDPYLFSPKAPRCSSRWRDLLGLKKLYQNQTQSTKAESQKTAGILSSNTNANSSTAKSLKLLLHKSSKSTSNVHMSASLDASLSLPLLKDTDSESVSISSSRLSLSSSSSSHDHDDLPRLSLDSDKPNPGPSSNPFLRNPNPPRMRLVKARADNVTSSNSGCNTGRSPMRRPVNTGESGRGVSVDSPRMNSSGKVVFQSLERSSSSPSSFNGGPRFKHKGMERSYSANVRVTPILNVPVCTLRGSSKSGSVFGFGQLFSSSPQKREGNVGGGRNRNQ, encoded by the coding sequence ATGGCCTCCGCATGTGTAAACAACATTGGAGTTTCGCCGGAGAACTTCCCGCCGGCGCCTAAGTACTCCTCTTACGGTTGGCTGAGTCCCAGAATCTCCTTCAGCCGCGAAGAGGATTCGTCCAAGAGCAAACCGGGTTCGGATCCTTGTTCTGGTTCTGATCCGACTGAGCTGTCTGATCCCGGTGATTTTGAGTTCTGTCTCGGCGACGATCCTGTTGCTATGCTTCCGGCCGACGAGCTTTTCGCCGACGGTAAGTTAATGCCGCTTCAACTGTCCTCGACACTCACTGGGACAACCAACATTTCCTCTTATAAGTCTTCACTGCCGGAGATCAGGTCGCCTGAGACGGTAAAGTCTATATCCGTTACTGATCCTTACTTATTCTCTCCTAAAGCTCCGAGATGCTCCAGTAGGTGGAGGGACCTTCTCGGTTTGAAGAAGCTGTACCAGAACCAAACACAGAGCACCAAAGCCGAATCGCAGAAAACGGCGGGGATTTTGTCTTCCAATACGAACGCAAACTCCTCAACCGCCAAATCACTGAAGCTTCTCCTACACAAAAGCTCGAAATCCACTTCAAATGTTCATATGTCAGCATCATTGGATGCTTCACTGAGTCTGCCATTGTTGAAGGACACCGATTCCGAGTCCGTCTCCATCTCCTCCTCTCGCTTATCTCTCTCCTCGTCCTCCTCAAGCCACGACCACGACGATCTCCCTCGTCTTTCTCTTGATTCTGATAAGCCTAATCCAGGTCCTAGCTCGAACCCATTTTTGCGAAACCCGAACCCGCCCAGAATGAGACTCGTCAAGGCAAGGGCAGATAATGTGACAAGCAGTAACAGTGGATGTAATACGGGTCGGAGCCCGATGCGCAGACCAGTCAATACTGGGGAATCGGGTCGAGGAGTTTCGGTGGATAGTCCGAGAATGAACTCGTCGGGTAAGGTAGTGTTTCAAAGCTTGGAGAGGAGTTCAAGCAGTCCAAGTAGCTTCAATGGAGGACCAAGATTCAAACACAAAGGCATGGAGAGGTCTTATTCAGCTAATGTGAGGGTCACTCCGATTCTCAACGTTCCAGTTTGTACACTTCGTGGGTCTTCCAAGTctggatcggttttcgggttcgGACAGTTGTTCTCTTCTTCACCACAGAAGAGAGAAGGCAATGTAGGAGGAGGTAGGAACCGCAACCAGTGA
- the LOC119989215 gene encoding ribosome-binding ATPase YchF, with translation MARLTCSNLIPALTFLPLKSSLCRGSLFFSESSQLIGVLGFGRRFSSSSSGRISMSLKAGIVGLPNVGKSTLFNAVVENGKAQAANFPFCTIEPNVGTVAVPDPRLHVLSDLSKSQRVVPASIEFVDIAGLVKGASRGEGLGNKFLSHIREVDSILQVVRCFEDNDIVHVSGKVDPKSDIDVINLELVFSDLDQIEKRMEKLKKGKARDSQSKLKEEAEKSALERIQQALLDGNPARSVTLTDFEKDAVEHLCLLTMKPVIYVANVAESDLAEPRSNVHVIEVMKLATDFKSGLVPISAQVESELTELPSEERGEYLHSLGVNESGLGNLIRETYNLLGLRTYFTSGEKETKAWTILSGMTAPQAAGVIHSDFEKGFIRAETVSYDDFVAAGSLAGAREKGLLRSEGKDYIVQEGDVMLFRFNV, from the exons ATGGCGAGGCTAACATGCAGCAACTTGATTCCGGCACTAACTTTCCTACCATTGAAATCTTCTCTTTGTAGAGGCAGTCTTTTCTTCTCTGAAAGCTCGCAACTGATTGGTGTTCTCGGGTTTGGGAGGCGCTTCTCCTCGTCTTCCTCTGGCAGGATTAGCATGAGCCTCAAAGCCGGCATCGTTGGCCTTCCTAACGTTGGAAAATCCACTCTCTTCAATGCCGTG GTTGAGAATGGGAAGGCCCAAGCTGCTAATTTTCCATTTTGTACAATAGAGCCTAATGTAGGGACTGTTGCTGTCCCTGATCCTCGGCTGCATGTACTCTCTGATCTCAGCAAATCTCAGAGAGTGGTCCCAGCGTCTATTGAATTTGTAGATATTGCCGGGCTTGTGAAAGGTGCCAGTCGAGGGGAG GGATTGGGTAATAAATTCTTGTCACATATTCGTGAGGTTGACTCCATTCTTCAG GTTGTAAGATGTTTTGAAGATAATGACATTGTTCATGTGAGTGGAAAGGTCGATCCTAAATCTGACATTGATGTAATCAATCTAGAACTCGTTTTCTCGGACTTGGACCAG ATTGAGAAAAGAATGGAGAAGCTCAAAAAGGGGAAGGCAAGGGACTCGCAATCAAAGCTTAAG GAGGAAGCTGAAAAATCTGCCTTGGAAAGAATTCAGCAAGCACTTTTGGATGGAAATCCAGCTCGATCGGTCACCTTGACAGATTTTGAAAAGGATGCCGTAGAACATCTTTGCTTGCTTACTATGAAACCAGTCATATATGTAGCCAATGTTGCAGAGTCTGATCTAGCTGAACCTAGAAGTAATGTTCATGTCATCGAAGTGATGAAACTTGCAACTGACTTCAAATCTGGACTAGTACCAATCTCGGCTCAG GTTGAATCAGAACTTACAGAGTTGCCATCTGAAGAAAGGGGAGAATATTTGCATTCTCTTGGTGTCAATGAAAGTGGGCTTGGAAACCTTATTAGAGAAACATATAACCTTTTGGGGTTGCGAACGTACTTCACTTCTGGGGAGAAG GAAACAAAAGCGTGGACGATACTTTCAG GAATGACTGCACCACAAGCCGCTGGAGTAATTCACTCCGACTTTGAGAAAGGTTTCATTCGAGCTGAGACA